In Amphiura filiformis chromosome 2, Afil_fr2py, whole genome shotgun sequence, one DNA window encodes the following:
- the LOC140146854 gene encoding M-phase phosphoprotein 6-like has protein sequence MAAGSSQNAKPKLSKHLKQMKFMQRTQEKEEEDELEKERQQRIDEAHWALDLPELQVKESKYEIEPSFVICEDLHQFGRMSFKGINPTIERIMKNIEAEKSEKACEEREKDLMVTDEEMADRYNTLVGTIGKKFVKKRDRMESDIDTAEPVMKKHRKQFMKPSDDDI, from the exons ATGGCTGCCGGATCAAGTCAGAATGCTAAACCCAAACTCTCTAAACATCTCAAGCAGATGAAG TTTATGCAAAGGACACAGGAAAAAGAGGAGGAAGATGAGTTGGAGAAAGAAAGACAACAGAGGATAGATGAGGCACATTGGGCGTTAGATCTGCCAGAATTACAAGTCAAAGA gagCAAATATGAAATAGAACCTAGCTTTGTTATATGTGAAGACCTTCATCAATTTGGTAGGATGTCATTCAAGGGCATTAATCCCACTATTGAG AGAATTATGAAAAATATTGAAGCAGAAAAGTCTGAAAAGGCGTGTGAAGAGAGGGAGAAAGACCTAATGGTAACAGATGAAGAGATGGCTGATAG GTATAACACACTTGTGGGTACTATCGGAAAAAAGTTTGTGAAAAAGAGAGACAGAATGGAGAGTGACATAGACACAGCAGAACCAGTCATGAAGAAACACAGAAAACAATTTATGAAACCATCTGATGATGATATATGA